One window from the genome of Desulfobacteraceae bacterium encodes:
- a CDS encoding peptidoglycan DD-metalloendopeptidase family protein — protein MKPKFTVFVLSDSGTPVTRKSLSRRALYLLAATAAVVILASVAIFCDYLRLRSGLIAAHRDAAQIARQKEEIHHQRRQIQRFAADINHLKNRVAALDVLEQEIRAAANLSEDGDQEGIFGVGGPPPDDLDTELALAERHNSLMRDMHAQVSVLKRAAGQKQQDLETLLSGVEAQRNLLARTPTILPAKGWISSRFGYRKSPFGGRREFHKGVDIAAKNRSPVVATADGVVTFSGAKAAYGKTIVIDHGHGIVTSYAHLSKTLVKAGRHVKRGDTVGLVGSTGRSTGPHLHYEVRLNGMPVNPQKYVLR, from the coding sequence ATGAAACCGAAATTCACGGTGTTTGTCCTCAGCGACAGCGGCACGCCTGTCACCCGCAAAAGCCTCTCCCGCCGCGCTCTTTACCTCCTGGCCGCGACGGCCGCCGTTGTGATCCTGGCCTCGGTGGCGATTTTCTGCGACTACCTTCGTTTGCGGAGCGGTTTGATCGCCGCCCACCGGGATGCGGCCCAGATCGCCCGCCAGAAAGAGGAGATTCATCATCAGCGCCGCCAGATCCAACGCTTCGCCGCCGACATCAACCACCTAAAAAACCGGGTGGCGGCGTTGGACGTGCTGGAACAGGAGATCCGGGCGGCGGCCAATCTAAGCGAAGACGGCGATCAGGAAGGCATCTTCGGGGTGGGCGGACCGCCGCCGGATGACCTGGACACCGAGTTGGCCCTGGCCGAGCGGCACAACAGCCTCATGCGCGATATGCACGCCCAGGTCAGCGTTTTGAAGAGGGCCGCCGGCCAAAAGCAGCAGGACCTGGAAACACTCTTGAGCGGGGTGGAGGCCCAGCGCAACCTGCTGGCCCGTACCCCCACCATCCTGCCCGCCAAGGGGTGGATCTCCTCCCGCTTCGGATACCGCAAGTCCCCGTTCGGCGGCCGCCGCGAGTTTCACAAGGGAGTTGACATTGCAGCCAAAAACCGGTCACCCGTGGTGGCCACCGCCGATGGCGTCGTCACGTTCTCCGGCGCCAAGGCGGCCTACGGCAAAACCATCGTCATCGATCACGGCCACGGCATCGTCACCAGCTACGCCCATCTGTCCAAAACCCTGGTCAAAGCGGGGCGGCATGTCAAACGGGGCGACACGGTCGGCCTGGTGGGCAGCACCGGCCGCAGCACCGGCCCCCATCTACACTATGAAGTCCGCCTCAACGGCATGCCGGTCAATCCCCAGAAGTACGTCCTTCGCTGA